A single Pseudoalteromonas phenolica DNA region contains:
- a CDS encoding M2 family metallopeptidase yields MTAKFKLSIGALIVSSTLALTACNTVSQNKKVTEQDAETFLASSAETLVDLNARASRAAWIYANFITEDTASLSADVNREYTDVVVRLANEAAKFDSLSLSEDNRRKMDKLKLALTLPAPQNAEKSKELAGILAELDGMYGKGKYCKGNECMSLGDMTSKMASSRDYEELLDIWQGWRQVAKPMRPLYEKQVVLTNEGAKELGYADTGAMWRSKYDMPADDFADELDRIWGQVKPLYDSLHCHVRAKLGEKYGEDKVPQDQPIPAHLLGNMWAQTWGNIYDVVAPENADPGYDVTQLLAKHNYDELTMVKGAEKFFTSMGFAPLPETFYSRSLFTKPQDRDVQCHASAWNLDSKDDLRIKMCIQRTGEEFSVIHHELGHNFYQRAYNTQPVYYQESANDGFHEAIGDTIALSVTPGYLKEIGLLDEVPDESKDIGLLMKMALDKVAFIPFGLLVDQWRWKVFNGEISPAEYNQAWWELREKYQGIQAPITRTENDFDPGAKYHVPGNVPYTRYFLAHILQFEFHKALCEIAGNKGSIHRCSVYNSKEAGERLNTMLEMGSSRPWQEALATLTGKEQMDATAILDYFKPLQKYLDEQNKGRQCGW; encoded by the coding sequence ATGACAGCAAAATTTAAACTAAGTATTGGTGCGTTAATCGTATCAAGTACACTCGCACTTACAGCCTGTAATACCGTAAGCCAAAACAAAAAAGTCACTGAACAAGATGCCGAAACTTTTTTAGCAAGCTCCGCAGAAACGTTGGTAGACCTTAACGCTAGAGCATCTCGTGCGGCTTGGATTTATGCAAACTTTATTACAGAAGACACTGCGTCACTCTCTGCTGATGTTAATCGTGAATATACAGACGTTGTTGTACGTTTAGCTAATGAAGCAGCAAAATTTGATTCACTTTCTCTGAGCGAAGATAATCGCCGAAAAATGGACAAACTCAAATTAGCGCTTACTTTACCTGCTCCCCAAAATGCAGAAAAATCTAAAGAACTTGCAGGCATTCTAGCTGAATTAGACGGCATGTATGGTAAAGGCAAATACTGTAAAGGCAATGAGTGCATGAGCTTGGGTGATATGACATCCAAAATGGCCTCGTCTAGAGATTACGAAGAGTTACTAGATATCTGGCAAGGTTGGCGACAAGTTGCAAAGCCAATGCGCCCTCTTTATGAAAAGCAAGTTGTTTTAACAAACGAAGGCGCGAAAGAATTAGGCTATGCCGATACTGGGGCTATGTGGCGAAGTAAATATGATATGCCTGCTGATGACTTTGCAGATGAACTTGACAGAATTTGGGGTCAAGTAAAACCACTTTATGATTCATTACATTGTCACGTTCGCGCCAAGCTTGGTGAGAAGTATGGCGAAGATAAAGTACCACAGGACCAACCGATCCCAGCTCACTTACTAGGCAATATGTGGGCACAAACTTGGGGCAATATTTACGACGTTGTTGCACCTGAAAATGCAGATCCAGGCTATGATGTGACCCAACTGCTAGCGAAACATAACTATGATGAGCTAACTATGGTCAAAGGTGCTGAAAAGTTTTTCACTTCGATGGGATTTGCTCCACTGCCTGAAACATTTTATAGTCGCTCACTGTTCACCAAACCTCAGGATAGAGATGTACAATGCCATGCTTCTGCGTGGAATCTAGATTCAAAAGACGATTTGCGTATCAAGATGTGTATTCAGCGTACCGGCGAAGAATTTTCTGTAATTCACCACGAATTAGGGCATAACTTCTATCAACGCGCTTATAATACCCAACCTGTTTATTATCAAGAAAGTGCAAATGATGGTTTCCATGAAGCCATTGGCGATACAATTGCTCTATCTGTTACACCTGGTTACTTAAAAGAAATCGGTTTATTAGATGAAGTACCTGATGAATCAAAAGACATTGGTTTGTTAATGAAGATGGCGCTAGACAAAGTAGCGTTTATTCCTTTCGGCTTACTCGTGGATCAATGGCGTTGGAAAGTGTTCAATGGTGAAATTAGCCCGGCAGAATACAACCAAGCTTGGTGGGAGCTTCGTGAAAAATATCAAGGAATTCAAGCGCCAATAACAAGAACAGAGAACGATTTTGATCCAGGTGCAAAATATCATGTACCAGGTAATGTACCTTACACACGTTATTTCTTAGCACATATTTTACAATTTGAGTTCCATAAAGCGCTGTGTGAAATAGCCGGTAACAAAGGCTCGATTCATCGTTGCTCTGTTTATAACTCTAAAGAAGCTGGTGAACGTTTAAACACAATGCTTGAGATGGGCAGCAGTCGTCCATGGCAAGAAGCATTAGCTACGCTTACTGGCAAAGAACAAATGGATGCAACAGCCATTCTTGATTACTTCAAACCATTGCAAAAATATTTAGATGAACAAAACAAAGGCCGTCAATGCGGCTGGTAA
- a CDS encoding efflux RND transporter permease subunit has protein sequence MSTSTEKGLIAWFARNPVAANLLMIFILVGGILTAFSIRKQMFPQFESPWLSIQAVYPGAAPQEVEEGITIKVEESMEGLEGIKRLITYSNRGFSQTWIQVQEGYNPQEVLDEVKMQVDSISSFPIGMERPIVRYDKFEQEVMWMSLSGSLSNAELKELGNTLHDEMLALPGVNLLSFFSGLNYEIGIEVSPDKLREYGLTFRDISSAVRAFSANMSAGQIRSDNGYISMRVENQAYRGHEFENLPLKTLEDGAQIFLRDVAVVKDGFEEGLQFSKYNGKNSLTFELRASKDQDITKVADTVKRYLAERNKTLPADVQIEPFIDLTYYLDGRLNMMIENMIWGGILVMLMLALFLRVRLAFWVMMGLPVSFLGAFLFMPMGFLDVTINLASLFAFILVLGIVVDDAIVVGESVHAEIEKKGHSLDNVVRGVKRVAIPATFGVLTTVAAFLPQTLATGPAAAFSKAIGGVIILCLIFSLVESKLILPAHLAAMKDKPSNPKNPFHRLREILDGGLKNFIENLYRPFIERCIHYRYTVIVGFLTVLIVAAGMFAGGLVKFVANPKIPHDFPQVRIEMNLSSSETATLETAQKVEALILEVDKQIEAKYGQKMVRDLSVSLRGRTNAQIMAILVEPDLRPIDTFALSAMWREQMPPLPGVKTLNIEDSIMNGGRDDGDISFRLEGKNKDELKEVANQLKAKLNSMAGVGDVNDSMQSATDEVQLELKPLAYSMGLTLSDVASQVNFSYYGLEAQRILREGEEIKVMIRYPKESRNSISDIQNVRIITPAGAEVPLVEVAKINLVDGVSRIRRENAKRTINVWAAVDTNQAEPFKIAEEIRDEYLPSLLKNYPGVQSNVAGRIQEEMDSVAEQIRDFALSMMIIFALLAIPLRSYSQPILIMSVIPFGVVGAVFGHVVMGMTMSSLSFFGIIAVAGVVVNDSLVMVDFVNKAREEGIALKQAVVEAGCKRFRAILLTSLTTFIGLVPIITETSLQAQIVIPMAVSLAFGVLFATVITLILIPCQYVVLEDIKGLFRKKNKQTNNTTDVNLEKSLNN, from the coding sequence ATGAGTACATCAACTGAAAAAGGCTTAATTGCCTGGTTCGCACGCAACCCCGTTGCTGCAAACTTATTAATGATATTTATATTAGTAGGCGGGATATTAACGGCTTTTTCTATTCGCAAACAAATGTTTCCGCAATTTGAAAGCCCATGGTTAAGTATTCAAGCGGTTTATCCTGGTGCGGCGCCTCAAGAAGTTGAAGAAGGCATAACCATTAAAGTCGAAGAATCAATGGAAGGCCTTGAAGGGATCAAACGACTGATCACCTATTCTAACCGTGGATTTTCGCAAACTTGGATACAAGTTCAAGAAGGCTACAACCCACAGGAAGTACTTGATGAAGTAAAAATGCAGGTTGATTCGATTTCGAGTTTTCCAATAGGTATGGAACGCCCTATTGTTCGATACGACAAGTTTGAACAAGAAGTGATGTGGATGTCACTGAGTGGTAGCTTAAGCAATGCCGAATTAAAAGAGCTTGGGAATACCTTACATGACGAAATGTTAGCGCTTCCTGGTGTTAACCTGTTAAGTTTCTTCAGTGGTTTAAACTATGAAATTGGTATCGAGGTTAGCCCAGATAAGCTTCGCGAATATGGCTTAACTTTCCGTGATATATCTTCAGCAGTACGTGCCTTTTCAGCCAATATGTCAGCAGGTCAAATACGCTCTGATAATGGCTACATCTCAATGCGTGTTGAAAATCAAGCATATCGAGGTCATGAATTTGAAAACTTACCTTTAAAAACATTAGAAGATGGTGCGCAGATTTTCTTAAGAGATGTAGCAGTTGTTAAAGATGGTTTTGAAGAAGGCTTACAATTTTCGAAATACAATGGCAAAAACTCACTGACTTTTGAACTAAGAGCTTCAAAAGATCAAGATATCACCAAAGTTGCTGATACAGTTAAGAGATACCTAGCTGAACGCAATAAAACGTTACCAGCAGACGTTCAAATTGAACCTTTCATTGATTTAACTTACTACCTAGATGGTCGCTTAAATATGATGATCGAGAATATGATTTGGGGTGGTATTCTGGTTATGTTGATGCTTGCGCTGTTCTTGCGTGTACGCTTAGCATTTTGGGTAATGATGGGCTTGCCAGTTTCGTTCCTTGGCGCATTTTTATTTATGCCGATGGGCTTTTTAGATGTGACCATTAATCTGGCTTCATTATTCGCATTCATTCTAGTACTTGGTATTGTGGTTGACGATGCCATAGTGGTGGGGGAATCTGTTCACGCAGAAATAGAAAAGAAAGGCCATAGCCTTGATAATGTAGTACGTGGTGTAAAACGCGTTGCTATCCCTGCTACTTTTGGTGTTTTGACAACGGTTGCTGCGTTTTTACCACAAACATTAGCGACAGGGCCAGCCGCTGCATTTTCAAAGGCCATTGGTGGTGTCATTATTCTTTGCCTTATCTTCTCTCTAGTTGAGTCTAAACTAATTTTACCGGCTCACTTAGCCGCGATGAAAGATAAGCCGAGTAACCCTAAAAACCCGTTCCACCGTTTACGTGAAATTTTAGATGGGGGTCTTAAAAACTTTATCGAAAATCTATACCGCCCATTTATTGAACGCTGTATTCACTACCGTTACACCGTAATTGTTGGTTTCTTAACCGTACTTATAGTCGCTGCAGGCATGTTTGCCGGTGGATTAGTAAAGTTTGTCGCAAACCCTAAAATTCCACATGACTTCCCTCAAGTGAGAATTGAGATGAACCTTTCAAGCTCTGAGACAGCAACACTTGAAACTGCGCAAAAAGTTGAAGCACTTATTTTGGAAGTCGACAAACAGATCGAAGCTAAGTATGGCCAAAAAATGGTACGTGACCTGTCGGTAAGCCTACGTGGTAGAACCAACGCTCAGATCATGGCTATCTTAGTAGAGCCAGACCTCCGCCCTATCGACACATTTGCGTTAAGTGCAATGTGGCGTGAACAAATGCCCCCTTTACCCGGTGTAAAAACACTTAATATTGAAGACAGCATCATGAATGGTGGACGAGATGATGGCGACATCAGCTTCAGACTCGAAGGTAAGAATAAAGATGAATTAAAAGAAGTTGCTAATCAGCTTAAAGCTAAACTGAATTCTATGGCTGGCGTAGGTGACGTGAACGACTCAATGCAAAGTGCAACAGACGAAGTTCAGTTAGAATTAAAACCGCTTGCATACAGTATGGGTTTAACCTTATCCGATGTTGCTTCACAGGTTAACTTTAGTTACTACGGCTTAGAAGCACAGCGTATTCTTCGTGAAGGCGAAGAAATTAAAGTGATGATCCGATACCCTAAAGAATCACGCAACTCTATCAGTGATATACAAAATGTGCGTATCATCACTCCTGCTGGTGCTGAAGTGCCTCTAGTTGAAGTTGCTAAAATTAATCTAGTCGATGGTGTGAGTCGTATCCGTCGTGAAAATGCGAAACGTACTATTAATGTTTGGGCAGCAGTAGATACAAATCAAGCTGAGCCGTTCAAAATTGCTGAAGAGATCCGTGATGAATACTTGCCTTCTCTATTGAAAAACTACCCAGGAGTTCAAAGTAACGTCGCAGGCCGTATTCAAGAAGAAATGGACAGTGTTGCTGAGCAGATCCGAGATTTTGCATTATCAATGATGATCATCTTTGCCCTACTTGCTATTCCGCTTCGCTCATACTCACAACCTATATTAATCATGTCTGTGATCCCATTTGGTGTGGTTGGTGCCGTTTTTGGCCACGTGGTGATGGGCATGACAATGAGTAGTCTATCTTTCTTTGGAATAATCGCAGTTGCAGGTGTTGTTGTAAATGATTCACTTGTAATGGTTGATTTTGTGAATAAAGCCAGAGAAGAAGGTATTGCACTCAAACAAGCTGTTGTTGAGGCTGGTTGTAAAAGATTTAGAGCAATACTTCTTACCTCTTTAACCACATTTATTGGTCTGGTTCCAATTATCACAGAAACCAGTCTGCAGGCACAGATAGTGATCCCAATGGCTGTATCACTCGCATTTGGTGTTCTGTTTGCGACAGTTATCACCTTGATATTAATACCATGTCAGTATGTTGTGCTCGAAGATATCAAAGGTTTGTTTCGTAAAAAAAACAAACAAACGAATAACACAACTGACGTGAATTTAGAAAAATCACTCAATAACTAA
- a CDS encoding efflux RND transporter periplasmic adaptor subunit yields MASKKQIILPLAVLAGGVAVFIGLSSMKEAPEKKPEKVIHPLVKAAPITISDMRLNVESYGIVKPKYTTELVAQVSGQIIELSEKFVKGGFVQQGEVLARIDPNDYEAALIEAEASLAQASSALEIEQAQAHVAKKEWQRIKNNANETIPSELYLRKPQLAEKLARFKAAQASVKRAKRNLERTYIKAPYDSIIDSRVVSLGSVVNPGSKFGILNSTSVAEIRLPVADHELQYLPQQGVNANVALTAQVAGKTVTWQGKVVRSEGVIDQRSRMTYLVAQVPQPYSDSSKQLRFGAYLNASIEGALVENAIQVPQHLIKDNKVAVLNDDLTLSFKGVNIIRETNGMAIIDQGLMNGAQIITSALEYPTEGMQLRTDDSPISSPETQLALKEE; encoded by the coding sequence GTGGCTAGTAAAAAACAAATCATCTTACCCTTAGCGGTTTTAGCTGGAGGAGTAGCTGTCTTCATCGGACTTTCATCCATGAAAGAGGCGCCAGAAAAAAAACCCGAGAAAGTCATTCACCCACTTGTAAAGGCTGCGCCTATTACAATTTCAGATATGAGATTAAACGTAGAGTCTTATGGTATTGTTAAGCCTAAATACACAACTGAGCTAGTGGCACAAGTCAGTGGTCAAATCATTGAACTGTCAGAGAAGTTTGTAAAAGGTGGCTTTGTTCAACAAGGTGAAGTGTTAGCCCGTATAGATCCAAACGATTATGAAGCAGCATTAATTGAGGCAGAAGCAAGCCTTGCACAAGCAAGCTCTGCACTTGAAATTGAGCAGGCTCAAGCGCATGTTGCCAAAAAAGAATGGCAGCGTATTAAAAATAATGCCAATGAAACTATTCCTTCCGAATTATATTTACGAAAACCTCAACTCGCTGAAAAGCTCGCACGTTTTAAGGCCGCGCAAGCAAGTGTAAAACGTGCTAAGCGAAACCTTGAACGCACATACATCAAAGCACCTTATGATTCAATTATCGATAGTCGTGTTGTCAGTTTAGGGAGTGTTGTAAACCCTGGTAGCAAATTTGGTATTTTAAACTCAACTTCAGTGGCTGAAATACGTCTTCCCGTCGCTGATCATGAATTACAATACCTACCTCAACAAGGTGTTAATGCAAATGTCGCTTTAACGGCACAAGTAGCCGGTAAAACTGTTACTTGGCAAGGTAAAGTGGTTCGTAGCGAAGGTGTTATTGATCAACGCAGCCGAATGACTTATTTAGTTGCACAAGTTCCGCAACCTTATTCTGATAGTTCAAAGCAACTTCGTTTTGGTGCGTACTTAAATGCTTCTATTGAAGGCGCTTTAGTTGAAAATGCCATTCAAGTACCGCAACACTTAATCAAAGACAATAAGGTTGCCGTTCTAAATGATGATTTAACATTGAGCTTTAAAGGCGTCAATATCATCCGTGAAACGAATGGCATGGCAATCATAGATCAAGGTCTGATGAATGGCGCTCAAATCATCACATCTGCACTAGAGTATCCGACAGAGGGTATGCAACTTCGTACTGATGACTCTCCTATTTCTTCTCCTGAAACGCAACTTGCACTTAAGGAGGAATAA
- a CDS encoding TonB-dependent receptor has protein sequence MKKLSYVAAAILLAQSAHSFASNGKLVGTVIDQQSHLSGVMITVKGQKATAVTDYRGRFELPNLKNGEYTLVVSYMGYDSVEVKVKVRDSEITLLDPIILNSQQQIEEVVSVGQIFRGEMAAANNQKNASNIISVIAADGIGKLPDRNAAEAVQRIPGVSIERDQGEGRFVAVRGLPSQWSSASINGNRLPTAEEETTSRATAFDFFPSELIEFVEVSKAITPDMEGDAIGGSVNFITKKSADDFVFKTSFALGQNELAEGTNYSANVVYGDRLLDDKLGFIVNATAWKRDWATDNYEPRRRGESENFGIYRLELRDYTGTRETYGLNGSIEYDLDNGSISASALYGTLVDDETHYKHRLRFDKDRVELQHIRNELITEMNGLELAGVHNIGFNKTVNWQLASYENEFKYGDKPNGQDNSYFVMRFDQKNVGYVGLREAENGKSYAYNLVDGGADPWNAISNHFANGFALDATQAGLSWVELYKVYVKEKDRLVANLDFEWQRDSDLTYQFGAKYRDKVRYADFADEFYEWNSDEFGTAPTLADFTLVDQPGRSDYLSEANFNYQAQFSQVATTEDAMAFWNTNRDKFRLVDGESALISNGGALGRNFDVEETHISLYGMATYQMSAQLEILAGLRLTQTETSVSGYTYLADQQQTVETTQSNDYLSVLPALHLTYRADESTNYRVALTRSFARPDFGSLTPGATYLEADNKLDSGNPALEPTYSNNLDVMLEHYFDRVGLVSAGLFYKDIQDPIFEKRSIGNYNGRDGVNIVRPENGDSAWLAGIEFAFNRDLGFISPQLENFGVMTNATFMDSEMTIPERAGKVAIPRQAKELYNFTLYYDDTEFAARIAVNHKGAYIEEHGKSAQSDSYYGANTSVDFTTSYQINEQALVYLELNNLINEALEYYMGEKGRPLQVEYYGMRAMIGFNYQF, from the coding sequence ATGAAAAAATTATCCTATGTCGCAGCTGCAATATTGCTGGCTCAAAGCGCACACTCTTTTGCATCAAATGGCAAACTTGTTGGTACAGTAATAGATCAGCAAAGTCATTTGTCAGGTGTAATGATCACCGTGAAAGGGCAAAAAGCAACGGCGGTCACAGATTACCGCGGTCGATTTGAACTGCCGAATTTGAAAAATGGCGAATATACACTTGTAGTGAGCTACATGGGGTACGACAGCGTTGAAGTAAAAGTAAAAGTACGAGACTCTGAAATTACTTTACTCGACCCAATCATCTTAAACTCGCAACAGCAAATAGAAGAGGTTGTGAGTGTGGGTCAAATATTTCGAGGTGAAATGGCGGCGGCCAACAATCAAAAAAATGCCTCGAATATTATCAGTGTTATAGCCGCTGACGGTATTGGAAAGTTACCCGACAGAAATGCAGCAGAAGCGGTGCAACGTATTCCCGGTGTGTCAATTGAGCGCGATCAGGGCGAAGGACGTTTCGTAGCTGTTCGTGGCCTACCATCGCAATGGAGCTCAGCTAGTATCAACGGCAATCGACTCCCAACAGCAGAAGAAGAAACAACGAGTAGGGCAACGGCATTTGATTTTTTTCCGAGCGAGTTAATTGAGTTTGTTGAAGTATCTAAAGCGATCACACCAGATATGGAAGGCGACGCAATCGGTGGTAGCGTTAATTTCATAACTAAAAAATCAGCAGATGACTTTGTGTTTAAAACAAGTTTTGCATTAGGTCAAAACGAGCTAGCAGAGGGCACAAATTACTCTGCAAATGTGGTTTACGGAGACCGCTTACTAGATGACAAACTCGGTTTTATTGTCAATGCCACGGCTTGGAAGCGAGATTGGGCAACCGATAACTACGAACCAAGACGCCGAGGTGAAAGCGAAAACTTCGGTATTTATCGACTAGAACTACGAGATTACACAGGAACCCGCGAAACATATGGTTTAAATGGTTCTATTGAGTACGATTTAGATAATGGCAGTATCAGTGCAAGTGCATTATATGGCACCTTGGTTGATGATGAAACGCATTACAAACATCGACTTCGTTTTGATAAAGACAGAGTTGAGCTACAGCATATTCGCAATGAATTAATTACTGAAATGAATGGTTTAGAGTTAGCGGGTGTCCACAACATCGGCTTTAACAAAACCGTAAACTGGCAGTTAGCGAGCTATGAAAATGAGTTCAAATATGGTGATAAGCCGAATGGCCAAGATAACAGCTATTTTGTGATGCGTTTTGACCAGAAAAACGTCGGTTATGTTGGTTTGCGAGAAGCGGAAAATGGAAAAAGTTATGCGTACAACCTAGTGGATGGGGGAGCTGATCCTTGGAATGCGATCAGTAACCATTTTGCAAATGGTTTCGCACTGGATGCAACTCAAGCTGGCTTATCTTGGGTTGAGTTATATAAAGTGTATGTTAAAGAGAAAGATAGGTTGGTTGCTAACCTTGATTTTGAATGGCAAAGAGATTCTGACCTAACCTATCAATTCGGGGCTAAGTACAGAGATAAAGTACGTTATGCGGATTTTGCGGATGAATTCTACGAGTGGAATAGTGATGAATTTGGTACAGCACCAACACTTGCTGATTTTACACTTGTTGATCAACCGGGGCGAAGCGATTACCTATCAGAAGCTAATTTCAATTACCAGGCACAGTTTTCTCAAGTGGCCACAACTGAAGATGCAATGGCATTTTGGAATACAAATCGAGATAAATTCAGATTGGTAGATGGTGAATCAGCACTCATCAGCAATGGTGGCGCACTCGGTCGAAATTTTGATGTAGAAGAAACCCATATTTCACTTTACGGTATGGCAACCTATCAAATGAGCGCTCAGTTAGAAATACTCGCAGGTCTACGACTGACGCAAACTGAGACCAGTGTATCCGGCTACACCTACTTAGCCGATCAACAACAAACTGTAGAAACCACGCAGAGTAATGATTATCTTTCTGTGCTGCCAGCTCTTCACCTTACCTATCGTGCTGATGAATCGACGAATTATCGTGTTGCATTAACAAGAAGCTTTGCGCGTCCAGACTTTGGCTCATTGACTCCGGGGGCAACTTATCTAGAAGCAGACAACAAGCTTGATTCAGGTAACCCTGCGCTAGAACCAACTTATTCTAACAACCTAGATGTAATGTTAGAGCACTACTTTGACAGAGTAGGCCTTGTGTCTGCGGGTTTGTTTTATAAAGACATTCAAGATCCAATTTTCGAAAAACGTTCGATTGGCAATTACAACGGCCGTGATGGCGTTAATATTGTTCGCCCAGAAAATGGCGACAGTGCCTGGCTTGCAGGGATAGAGTTTGCGTTTAACCGTGATCTTGGATTTATTTCTCCACAGTTAGAAAATTTTGGTGTTATGACCAATGCCACATTTATGGATTCAGAAATGACCATTCCAGAGCGGGCAGGCAAGGTTGCTATCCCAAGACAAGCAAAAGAATTGTATAACTTTACTCTTTACTATGACGATACTGAATTTGCAGCTCGTATCGCTGTGAATCATAAAGGTGCTTATATCGAAGAGCATGGCAAATCAGCACAAAGCGACAGTTATTATGGCGCAAATACCAGTGTTGATTTTACAACTTCTTATCAAATCAACGAACAAGCTTTGGTTTATCTAGAGCTGAATAATCTCATCAATGAAGCACTTGAATATTACATGGGCGAAAAAGGCCGACCTTTGCAAGTTGAGTACTACGGTATGCGCGCAATGATTGGCTTTAACTACCAGTTTTAG
- a CDS encoding tetratricopeptide repeat protein, with protein MKTFINLIFLFLTVPSFANSIVENKITEAEDYLTVNPAQSLILLDSIYDKERFSDEQLIRWHLIRMRAAVPTNQLDKLSESLETVFQYKHHSYFKAHLTSFLSGSGIYLRKKQFLDDAKKSLECAYKYAQNEKQRLTLTNSLALVSRQQSDYDSARLLYKKARALAVETNRESIIAMIDNNLGMIEFDVGNLKEAEAYYRKALKGYQLIDKRSGVVTASINLLFSFLLQDKLFDYQRLYSPTATLTLAFPNQSKQSLLYWVHQRYMQLQGGKVTSKIIQKLKDAYANLEDIKVKIHIYKYLADDMNISLKAPENKANQEFNRPWFVAVKQCDWVLN; from the coding sequence ATGAAAACCTTTATAAATTTAATTTTTCTATTTTTGACTGTTCCTTCATTTGCAAATTCAATCGTTGAAAATAAAATTACAGAAGCTGAAGACTATTTAACTGTTAACCCTGCACAATCATTAATTTTGCTTGATAGTATCTATGATAAAGAAAGGTTTTCTGACGAACAATTAATCCGCTGGCATTTGATCAGAATGAGAGCCGCTGTACCTACAAACCAATTAGATAAACTCAGTGAGTCTTTAGAAACGGTATTTCAGTACAAACATCATTCTTACTTTAAAGCACATTTAACTTCTTTTCTGAGTGGTAGCGGAATCTATCTAAGAAAAAAACAATTTTTAGACGATGCGAAAAAAAGTTTAGAGTGTGCGTATAAATATGCGCAAAATGAAAAGCAAAGGTTAACTTTAACGAATAGTTTGGCTTTGGTTTCACGCCAACAGAGCGATTATGACAGCGCTAGGTTACTATATAAAAAAGCCCGGGCATTGGCGGTAGAAACAAACCGAGAAAGTATCATTGCAATGATAGATAACAATCTCGGAATGATTGAATTTGATGTGGGTAATTTAAAAGAGGCAGAAGCTTATTACCGAAAGGCATTAAAAGGTTATCAACTGATAGATAAGCGCTCAGGAGTAGTGACAGCCAGCATTAATTTACTTTTTTCATTCTTACTACAAGACAAGCTTTTCGATTATCAGCGCTTGTATTCACCAACGGCAACTTTGACATTAGCTTTCCCTAATCAATCAAAACAATCACTATTGTACTGGGTCCACCAAAGATATATGCAGCTACAAGGAGGAAAAGTTACTTCCAAGATAATCCAAAAATTAAAAGATGCATACGCTAATTTAGAAGACATTAAAGTCAAAATACATATTTATAAATATCTTGCCGATGATATGAACATCTCGCTTAAAGCCCCTGAAAATAAAGCTAATCAAGAATTCAATCGCCCATGGTTTGTGGCCGTTAAGCAGTGTGATTGGGTTTTGAATTAG
- a CDS encoding SDR family oxidoreductase, which produces MTSKKIVVITGASRGIGAATALLFAKNDYAVCVNYLNNADAANEVVGKIKSMGGTAIAVQADVNKESEVQKLFEVVTEQLGVIDVLVNNAGILKPQAKLIELTEERVKEVLTSNVMSYFLCSKFAIRHMSTEFGGTGGSIINVSSAASRTGSPNEYVDYAASKGAIDTLTIGLAKEVAANGIRVNCVRPGLIYTDIHADGGEPDRVNRLKAKLPMQRGGKPEEVAEAIYWLASEKASYATGNFVDLAGGL; this is translated from the coding sequence ATGACATCAAAGAAAATAGTTGTAATTACAGGGGCTAGCCGTGGGATTGGTGCAGCTACAGCGTTGTTATTCGCAAAAAATGATTATGCCGTTTGCGTTAATTACCTTAACAATGCAGATGCAGCTAACGAAGTTGTCGGCAAAATTAAGTCAATGGGTGGAACAGCCATTGCCGTACAAGCTGATGTTAATAAAGAAAGCGAAGTACAAAAACTATTTGAGGTTGTCACTGAACAACTGGGTGTAATCGACGTGCTTGTGAATAATGCGGGCATTTTAAAACCGCAAGCAAAACTCATTGAGTTAACTGAAGAGCGAGTAAAAGAGGTATTGACGAGTAATGTGATGAGTTATTTTCTTTGTTCTAAATTCGCCATTAGGCATATGTCGACAGAATTTGGTGGCACCGGCGGAAGTATTATTAATGTCTCTTCGGCAGCATCGAGAACAGGCTCACCAAACGAATATGTGGATTATGCTGCAAGCAAAGGCGCAATTGATACGCTCACTATCGGGCTTGCAAAAGAAGTTGCTGCAAATGGCATTCGCGTTAATTGTGTCAGGCCTGGGTTAATCTACACAGACATTCACGCAGACGGCGGAGAGCCAGACCGAGTTAATAGATTAAAAGCAAAATTACCTATGCAACGTGGTGGAAAACCAGAAGAAGTCGCTGAAGCCATATATTGGCTCGCTTCAGAAAAAGCATCATATGCGACAGGAAACTTCGTGGATTTAGCTGGCGGACTATGA